In Harmonia axyridis chromosome 6, icHarAxyr1.1, whole genome shotgun sequence, a single window of DNA contains:
- the LOC123682158 gene encoding leucine-rich repeat-containing protein 15-like, translating to MGQKCRKVSVVILLFFIISQIKSDENPDGNFSNFETSVNVCNKCNCKTYDNVYFLNCKDRDMHHTLSNWPDHQNKTLRATFSYNNITTLEKFPTTNCSAMITLSHCGIKYLAPGLFENMKNVTYVDLSYNLITTEEMSMEKFKGPFNKNENEPIEITHLNLAYNRIHSLKKSLFEHMPRMKHLNLEGNGFKVLDLPTQAALTSVPHLEYLNLGNNGLREIPPELFKELRNLLEINLFKNRFTLVPDALANLGALEVLILDSNPIYELTDGTFGGLDNLVELSLNNLTNVVDVHANTFTNLKKLRKLFMSDNKYLEVFEKDAFGRGKDLSLRELYLNNNNLIDIPSVLLDWSSLHTFEFNDNPLLCSCNLYNISRRLNKRITRLKAGPYCIEEEEISVQVFSLDDRVCRSSYEASISFSNELKRKFSVIRVSLITVSLVALTATFVAIVVCFAKQRKYGFLGQNQFSRSTTIMYNPLSRQQSM from the exons ATGGGTCAGAAGTGCAGGAAGGTCAGCGTG GTAATATtactttttttcatcatttcccaAATAAAATCTGACGAAAATCCAGATGGAAACTTCTCCAACTTCGAAACGTCAGTTAACGTATGCAACAAATGCAATTGCAAAACCTACGACAACGTCTACTTCCTCAACTGCAAAGACAGGGATATGCACCACACGTTGAGCAACTGGCCAGACCACCAGAACAAAACTTTAAGGGCGACATTCAGCTACAACAATATAACGACCTTGGAAAAATTTCCTACTACCAACTGCTCCGCTATGATCACCCTGTCTCACTGCGGTATCAAATATTTGGCACCAGGACTATTCGAGAACATGAAAAACGTCACCTACGTCGACCTGAGTTACAATCTCATAACTA CCGAAGAAATGTCAATGGAGAAATTCAAAGGCCCTTTCAACAAAAACGAAAACGAACCAATCGAGATCACGCACCTAAATTTGGCCTACAATCGAATACACTCCCTCAAGAAATCCCTATTCGAGCATATGCCTAGAATGAAACACCTAAACCTGGAAGGCAACGGCTTCAAAGTTCTAGACCTACCAACGCAGGCTGCCTTGACATCAGTACCACACCTAGAG TATTTGAATTTAGGGAATAACGGTCTTAGAGAAATACCACCTGAGTTGTTTAAGGAATTGAGGAACCTATTGGAGATAAACCTGTTCAAGAATAGGTTTACTTTGGTTCCCGACGCTTTGGCCAACCTAGGGGCCTTGGAGGTGCTCATTCTGGACTCCAACCCCATCTATGAATTGACAGATGGAACGTTTGGCG GTCTGGACAACCTGGTGGAGCTGTCGCTGAACAACCTGACCAACGTGGTGGACGTTCACGCTAACACGTTTACAAATCTGAAGAAGCTGAGGAAGTTGTTCATGTCCGACAATAAGTATCTGGAGGTGTTCGAAAAGGATGCTTTCGGAAGAGGCAAAGATCTTTCGTTGAGAGAG CTCTATTTGAACAACAACAATCTGATCGACATTCCATCGGTCCTGCTGGACTGGTCCAGTCTGCACACGTTCGAATTCAACGACAATCCACTCCTGTGCAGCTGCAACCTTTACAACATCTCCAGAAGACTCAACAAACGCATAACCAGGTTGAAGGCAGGGCCCTATTGCAtcgaagaagaagaaatcagtGTTCAGGTGTTTTCTCTGGACGATCGCGTATGCAGAAGTAGC TACGAAGCAAGTATATCCTTCAGCAACGAATTAAAACGAAAGTTCTCGGTCATCAGAGTGTCTTTGATCACGGTGAGTCTTGTCGCCTTGACAGCCACCTTTGTTGCGATTGTGGTCTGTTTTGCGAAGCAGAGGAAGTATGGCTTCCTGGGCCAGAACCAGTTCTCGAGGAGTACAACCATTATGTATAACCCCTTGAGTAGGCAGCAAAGTATGTGA